The Amycolatopsis mongoliensis genome includes a window with the following:
- a CDS encoding WXG100 family type VII secretion target, giving the protein MADWAEIKKVLDDPNVSMEKKSALMEAYDKATWNFNDEEEKYAKEYIDGYSDRNWLTTPLAPSGSDEDVDNALKEAQQESAAKGKEQQAQTDRKNTAKKNLDGIATPTLGAGAKSSDEMLDQGNVTVDFLVQWTDEIWNKIKGGSGHIDSQKDIKDKFHENRGIQFQKFLTEADDLSKAHKVVEDTLTKSDTELQTLFGEWKGKGANAAEIKYDEAIKPHAKELSQQIDGAAKLIPQTVTHVYDAVKKKVDEVLQLHRTTVAQADITMARDVLKIANGDTEEFDDFMKVAGWVDAVNAKNGNQTNLAERLQNDDCGFNDENKEYGRNVCRYWRDGAFATEYQSLINAFNGSCKSAKDTIDQQFGALERFMDGYRNQLTEAKNDGGGDKGGGDTHNGNGGDTGGGSNGGGGSTGGGGSTGGGGSTGGGGSTTPSAAEPPKTDDPAKPEDGKNPITGQPLEVDPATGKPYPIDPTTGEAIKDTDDTDTVSVKKGDNTIEMSEPDKEGKQDISVDDGHGNKKDYHLDWGDDDKAEAGKDGKDGAKDGDSSFGPQGSQQAGKDGQPSADGSYKPGPDGKIHIKDGNLEITAERPEGPDGPTIVTVDDGKGEPTTYTLDEKDDPKAGDLKTDPASATDGSSSAIQHDKDAESPLTKDPAPDNPDPGFTQGAAAASGGGGFTTPGGQDFSGDFGGSVGAEPAMATADAGVGGGDAGVAGGGGDATTTAGASDFGSAVTGGGSPDFAGAVSLDPGAQTGIDASMPMSDGSGLGATPVDPGAHQAAASSSGGMSGMGGMGMMGGMGGAPGGGGGGDQQRGPSQYRIEGGVFETSGAKGRISGSLDDEGDRSIRYDR; this is encoded by the coding sequence ATGGCCGACTGGGCGGAAATCAAGAAGGTCCTCGACGACCCGAACGTCTCCATGGAAAAGAAGTCCGCGCTCATGGAGGCGTACGACAAGGCGACCTGGAACTTCAACGACGAAGAAGAAAAGTACGCCAAGGAGTACATCGACGGGTATTCCGACCGGAACTGGCTGACGACCCCGCTGGCGCCGTCCGGTTCGGACGAGGACGTCGACAACGCGCTCAAGGAAGCACAGCAGGAATCGGCGGCCAAGGGCAAGGAGCAGCAGGCCCAGACCGACCGCAAGAACACCGCCAAGAAGAACCTCGACGGAATCGCGACGCCGACGTTGGGGGCCGGCGCGAAGAGCTCCGACGAAATGCTCGACCAGGGCAACGTCACGGTCGACTTCCTGGTCCAGTGGACCGACGAGATCTGGAACAAGATCAAGGGCGGGTCCGGCCACATCGACTCGCAGAAGGACATCAAGGACAAGTTCCACGAGAACCGCGGCATCCAGTTCCAGAAGTTCCTCACCGAGGCCGACGACCTTTCCAAGGCGCACAAGGTCGTCGAGGACACGCTCACGAAGAGCGACACCGAGCTCCAGACCCTCTTCGGGGAGTGGAAGGGCAAGGGTGCGAACGCGGCGGAGATCAAGTACGACGAGGCGATCAAGCCGCACGCCAAGGAGCTTTCGCAGCAGATCGACGGCGCCGCGAAGCTGATCCCGCAGACCGTGACGCACGTCTACGACGCCGTCAAGAAGAAGGTCGACGAGGTCCTGCAGCTGCACCGCACGACGGTCGCCCAAGCCGACATCACCATGGCCCGGGACGTCCTCAAGATCGCCAACGGCGACACCGAGGAGTTCGACGACTTCATGAAGGTCGCCGGCTGGGTCGACGCGGTCAACGCGAAGAACGGCAACCAGACGAACCTCGCCGAGCGGCTGCAGAACGACGACTGCGGCTTCAACGACGAGAACAAGGAGTACGGCCGCAACGTCTGCCGCTACTGGCGTGACGGCGCGTTCGCGACCGAGTACCAGAGCCTGATCAACGCCTTCAACGGCTCCTGCAAGTCCGCCAAGGACACCATCGACCAGCAGTTCGGCGCGCTCGAGCGGTTCATGGACGGCTACCGCAACCAGCTCACCGAGGCCAAGAACGACGGCGGGGGCGACAAGGGCGGCGGCGACACGCACAACGGGAACGGCGGCGACACGGGCGGCGGCTCGAACGGCGGCGGCGGGTCCACCGGCGGCGGGGGCAGCACCGGTGGCGGCGGCAGCACGGGCGGGGGCGGCAGCACGACGCCGTCGGCGGCCGAGCCGCCCAAGACCGACGACCCGGCGAAGCCCGAGGACGGGAAGAACCCGATCACCGGCCAGCCCCTCGAGGTCGACCCGGCCACCGGCAAGCCGTACCCGATCGACCCGACGACCGGTGAAGCCATCAAGGACACCGACGACACCGACACGGTGTCGGTCAAGAAGGGCGACAACACGATCGAGATGTCCGAGCCCGACAAGGAGGGCAAGCAGGACATCTCCGTGGACGACGGCCACGGCAACAAGAAGGACTACCACCTCGACTGGGGTGACGACGACAAGGCCGAGGCCGGCAAGGACGGCAAGGACGGCGCCAAGGACGGCGACAGCAGCTTCGGCCCGCAGGGCTCGCAGCAGGCCGGCAAGGACGGGCAGCCGTCGGCCGACGGCAGCTACAAGCCGGGTCCCGACGGCAAGATCCACATCAAGGACGGCAACCTCGAGATCACGGCCGAGCGGCCGGAGGGGCCGGACGGCCCGACGATCGTGACCGTCGACGACGGCAAGGGCGAGCCGACGACGTACACGCTCGACGAGAAGGACGACCCCAAGGCCGGCGACCTCAAGACCGACCCCGCGTCGGCGACCGACGGCAGCAGCTCCGCGATCCAGCACGACAAGGACGCCGAGTCGCCGCTGACGAAGGACCCGGCGCCGGACAACCCGGACCCGGGCTTCACCCAGGGCGCGGCGGCCGCTTCGGGCGGGGGCGGGTTCACCACCCCGGGTGGCCAGGACTTCTCCGGCGACTTCGGCGGCAGTGTCGGCGCCGAGCCGGCGATGGCCACGGCCGATGCCGGGGTCGGCGGCGGTGACGCCGGAGTGGCCGGTGGTGGCGGCGACGCGACGACCACGGCCGGGGCGAGCGACTTCGGGTCCGCCGTGACCGGCGGCGGATCCCCGGACTTCGCCGGCGCCGTGTCGCTGGACCCCGGTGCGCAGACGGGCATCGACGCGTCGATGCCGATGTCCGACGGCAGCGGGCTCGGCGCGACCCCGGTCGACCCGGGCGCGCACCAGGCCGCGGCGAGCTCGTCCGGCGGGATGAGCGGCATGGGCGGCATGGGCATGATGGGCGGCATGGGCGGCGCGCCGGGTGGCGGCGGTGGCGGCGATCAGCAGCGCGGGCCCAGCCAGTACCGCATCGAGGGCGGCGTCTTCGAAACGAGCGGCGCCAAGGGCCGGATCAGCGGATCGCTGGACGACGAGGGCGACCGTTCGATCCGGTACGACCGGTGA
- a CDS encoding acyl carrier protein, with protein MTDPAAAHADEIRKIVCTALQLPLERLTDTTPFDDIGMTSRQRVQLLARVEVRYGVSVDLDELDRLVDVRGVAEVISEALAAQPPTG; from the coding sequence ATGACTGACCCGGCCGCCGCCCACGCCGACGAGATCAGGAAGATCGTCTGCACCGCGCTGCAGCTCCCGCTCGAGCGGTTGACGGACACGACGCCGTTCGACGACATCGGCATGACGTCCCGCCAGCGCGTCCAGCTGCTCGCCCGGGTCGAGGTGCGGTACGGCGTCTCCGTCGACCTTGACGAGCTCGACCGGCTGGTGGACGTCCGCGGCGTCGCCGAAGTCATTTCCGAGGCACTGGCCGCGCAGCCACCCACCGGGTGA
- a CDS encoding fatty acyl-AMP ligase, with the protein MPPADVPEDVLTTPFTDHLLRNAAEDRPAFTCRTFPGPADRTLTWPQVLDRVRGVARELRRFTRPGDRVAIVARQDLGYVVAFLGTLYAGRVAVPLSVPVGRTGRARIESAFADAAPAACLTSKDLLDKVPPVAALAIEDIGPDDAEPPAEVAMTDPAYLQYTSGSTRRPAGAVISHRALVAACWQTTRCYHADASTHLAGWVPFFHDMGLVLLVGTPVFLGAHSVFFTPMEFVRDPLRWIRLLAEHPGAITAAPNFAFDLAAEAAGELEDVDLSHVNSVLNGSEPVRAATVEAFERAFAPFGLPRAAHKPCYGLAEATVFVTSAGDEGATVTTFDRGELVSVGRPYGQRLRIVDKEIWVSGPNVADGYWGRPDRGDTFTEDGWLRTGDLGFVHDGLLYVTGRLKDLIIVDGRNHYPQDIEATVEAAHPSVRAGRVAAFAVRDGHGEGVAVVVGCTGRDGVETAVRRAVSAGHDLPLRALWLVPPGAVPRTSSGKVSRAAARDRWWGENGRHD; encoded by the coding sequence GTGCCGCCCGCAGATGTCCCGGAAGACGTCCTGACCACGCCGTTCACGGACCACCTGCTCCGCAACGCCGCCGAAGACCGTCCCGCGTTCACGTGCCGCACCTTCCCGGGTCCCGCCGACCGGACCCTGACCTGGCCCCAGGTGCTCGACCGCGTCCGCGGCGTCGCGCGTGAGCTGCGCCGCTTCACCCGGCCGGGCGACCGCGTGGCGATCGTGGCCCGCCAGGACCTCGGGTACGTCGTGGCCTTCCTCGGCACGCTCTACGCGGGCCGCGTCGCGGTGCCGCTGTCCGTCCCAGTCGGCCGGACCGGCCGCGCCCGGATCGAATCGGCCTTCGCGGACGCCGCCCCGGCGGCCTGCCTGACCTCGAAGGACCTCCTCGACAAGGTCCCGCCGGTGGCCGCGCTCGCGATCGAGGACATCGGGCCCGACGACGCCGAGCCGCCCGCCGAGGTGGCGATGACCGACCCCGCGTACCTGCAGTACACGTCGGGCTCGACGCGCCGCCCGGCCGGCGCGGTGATCTCGCACCGCGCGCTGGTGGCCGCCTGCTGGCAGACCACGCGGTGCTACCACGCCGACGCGTCCACCCACCTCGCCGGCTGGGTGCCGTTCTTCCACGACATGGGGCTCGTGCTGCTCGTCGGCACGCCCGTCTTCCTCGGCGCGCACTCGGTGTTCTTCACGCCGATGGAGTTCGTCCGCGACCCGTTGCGCTGGATCCGGCTGCTGGCCGAGCACCCCGGCGCGATCACCGCCGCGCCGAACTTCGCCTTCGACCTGGCCGCCGAGGCCGCGGGGGAGCTGGAGGACGTCGACCTCTCGCACGTCAACTCCGTGCTCAACGGCAGCGAGCCGGTCCGCGCGGCCACCGTCGAGGCGTTCGAGCGGGCTTTCGCGCCGTTCGGGCTGCCGCGCGCGGCGCACAAGCCGTGTTACGGGCTGGCCGAAGCGACGGTGTTCGTCACGAGCGCGGGCGACGAGGGTGCCACCGTGACGACGTTCGACCGCGGCGAGCTGGTGTCCGTGGGGCGGCCGTACGGCCAGCGCCTCCGCATTGTCGACAAAGAGATCTGGGTGTCCGGCCCCAACGTCGCCGACGGCTACTGGGGCCGGCCGGACCGCGGCGACACCTTCACCGAGGACGGCTGGCTCCGCACCGGCGACCTCGGGTTCGTCCACGACGGCCTGCTGTACGTCACCGGCCGGCTCAAGGACCTGATCATCGTCGACGGCCGCAACCACTACCCGCAGGACATCGAAGCCACGGTCGAAGCGGCGCACCCGAGCGTCCGGGCCGGCCGCGTCGCCGCGTTCGCGGTGCGGGACGGCCACGGTGAGGGAGTGGCCGTCGTCGTCGGCTGCACCGGCCGCGACGGCGTCGAGACGGCCGTGCGGCGGGCCGTGTCCGCGGGCCACGACCTGCCGTTGCGCGCCCTGTGGCTGGTGCCGCCGGGTGCGGTGCCGCGGACCTCCAGCGGCAAGGTGTCCCGCGCCGCGGCCCGCGATCGCTGGTGGGGCGAGAATGGGCGCCATGACTGA
- a CDS encoding cytochrome P450 family protein, whose protein sequence is MDEFERHGIGVVSGRDACVHALRSPGLTSDPGGGSPSVLLRDGDGHARVRGVLREIIAGLEPLPDSVRAAIEAVVGGLGTSFDLVRDFARPVAGAVTSAVLGVPLDDVFLDHLEKTTANLDVFGGTDRAGQASAFRLAVQLSRTPAGPGGLTALRAAHAAGRLDDDELMLNPVVLAHAAYENSLNFLACAGLELASSPTPKSVRELVTSICPARYVLRFGPDGPLAVSLTDGLPFGLGSHACPGSGVALAEGEVALGALAKLLDGGCQVQDVRWKSHPVFHGLASAQVVVSV, encoded by the coding sequence ATGGACGAGTTCGAACGGCACGGGATCGGCGTGGTCTCCGGCCGCGACGCGTGCGTGCACGCCCTGCGTTCCCCCGGCCTGACGTCCGACCCCGGCGGCGGCTCGCCCAGCGTGCTGCTGCGCGACGGCGACGGCCACGCGCGGGTGCGCGGGGTGCTGCGGGAGATCATCGCCGGGCTGGAGCCGCTCCCGGACTCCGTGCGCGCGGCGATCGAAGCCGTCGTGGGCGGGCTGGGGACGTCGTTCGACCTCGTGCGCGACTTCGCGCGGCCGGTCGCGGGCGCGGTGACGTCGGCGGTGCTGGGCGTGCCCCTCGACGACGTCTTCCTGGACCACCTGGAGAAGACGACGGCGAACCTCGACGTCTTCGGCGGCACCGACCGGGCGGGGCAGGCGTCGGCGTTCCGGCTGGCGGTGCAGCTGAGCCGGACGCCGGCCGGGCCGGGCGGTCTGACGGCGTTGCGGGCAGCCCACGCGGCCGGCCGGCTCGACGACGACGAGCTGATGCTGAACCCGGTGGTGCTGGCGCACGCCGCCTACGAGAACTCGCTGAACTTCCTGGCCTGCGCCGGGCTGGAGCTGGCTTCGTCGCCCACGCCGAAAAGCGTGCGCGAGCTGGTGACGTCGATCTGCCCGGCCCGGTACGTCCTGCGCTTCGGCCCGGACGGCCCGCTGGCGGTGTCGCTCACCGACGGGCTCCCGTTCGGCCTGGGCAGCCACGCGTGCCCCGGGTCGGGAGTCGCGCTGGCCGAGGGCGAGGTCGCGCTCGGCGCGTTGGCGAAGCTCCTCGACGGCGGCTGCCAAGTCCAGGACGTGCGGTGGAAGAGCCACCCGGTGTTCCACGGCTTGGCCTCGGCGCAGGTTGTCGTGAGTGTTTAG
- the glmM gene encoding phosphoglucosamine mutase: protein MARLFGTDGVRGLANAELTPELALALAASAARVLAAHDRSHRPVAVVGRDPRASGEMLEAAVVAGLTSAGADVLRVGVLPTPAVAYLVGSLEADLGVMISASHNPMPDNGIKLFAAGGHKLPDGIEDEIEAGLSGDAVRPTGAGVGRVHDVDDALDRYATHLLSATPHSLAGLKVVVDCANGASSAAAPEVYRRAGAEVVALYAEPDGVNINEHCGSNHPDKLREAVVAHGADLGIAHDGDADRCVAVDSAGELVDGDQIMAVLALAFAESGELVKDTLVATVMSNLGLHLAMKAHGISVVTTAVGDRYVLEELRASGFALGGEQSGHVVLPAHATTGDGLLTALRLMSRMAETGKSLEDLAAVMNRLPQVLVNVPVADKAAVADSSEVRDAVGEVEAELGEEGRVLLRPSGTEQLVRVMVEAPAQATAQAAADRLAGVVSAVS, encoded by the coding sequence ATGGCACGCCTGTTCGGTACCGACGGGGTCCGTGGCCTGGCCAACGCCGAGCTGACGCCCGAGCTCGCGCTGGCGCTGGCCGCCAGCGCCGCCCGCGTGCTGGCCGCGCACGACCGCTCGCACCGGCCGGTCGCGGTCGTCGGCCGCGACCCGCGCGCCAGCGGCGAGATGCTCGAAGCCGCCGTCGTGGCGGGCCTGACCTCCGCGGGGGCCGACGTGCTCCGCGTAGGCGTGCTGCCGACGCCGGCCGTCGCCTACCTGGTCGGCTCGCTCGAGGCCGACCTCGGCGTGATGATCTCCGCGTCGCACAACCCGATGCCCGACAACGGCATCAAGCTCTTCGCCGCGGGCGGGCACAAGCTCCCCGACGGCATCGAGGACGAGATCGAAGCCGGCCTGTCCGGCGACGCGGTCCGCCCGACCGGCGCCGGCGTGGGCCGTGTCCACGACGTCGACGACGCCCTCGACCGCTACGCCACCCACCTGCTCAGTGCCACGCCGCACTCGCTCGCGGGGCTGAAGGTCGTCGTCGACTGCGCGAACGGCGCGTCGTCGGCCGCCGCCCCCGAGGTCTACCGCCGCGCCGGCGCCGAGGTCGTCGCGCTGTACGCGGAGCCGGACGGCGTCAACATCAACGAGCACTGCGGCTCGAACCACCCCGACAAGCTGCGCGAGGCGGTCGTCGCGCACGGCGCCGACCTGGGCATCGCCCACGACGGCGACGCCGACCGCTGCGTGGCCGTCGACTCCGCCGGTGAGCTGGTGGACGGCGACCAGATCATGGCGGTGCTGGCGCTCGCGTTCGCCGAGTCCGGCGAGCTGGTCAAGGACACGCTGGTCGCGACCGTGATGAGCAACCTCGGGCTGCACCTGGCCATGAAGGCCCACGGCATCTCCGTCGTCACGACGGCGGTGGGCGACCGCTACGTCCTCGAGGAGCTGCGCGCGAGCGGCTTCGCCCTCGGCGGCGAGCAGTCCGGCCACGTCGTGCTGCCGGCGCACGCCACCACCGGCGACGGCCTGCTCACGGCGCTGCGCCTGATGAGCCGCATGGCCGAGACGGGCAAGTCCCTCGAAGACCTGGCGGCCGTGATGAACCGGCTGCCGCAGGTCCTGGTGAACGTCCCGGTCGCGGACAAGGCGGCGGTGGCGGACTCCAGCGAGGTCCGCGACGCCGTCGGCGAGGTCGAGGCCGAGCTGGGCGAGGAGGGCCGGGTGCTGCTGCGCCCGTCCGGCACCGAGCAGCTGGTCCGCGTGATGGTGGAGGCCCCGGCGCAGGCCACGGCCCAGGCCGCGGCCGACCGCCTGGCCGGCGTCGTCTCAGCGGTCTCGTAA
- the rpsI gene encoding 30S ribosomal protein S9 produces MTSTETETAEVTTEATETGAVATSETPVATSETPVATSETPVATSESAAAPRPSRAAGGNAQTVGRRKEAVVRVRVVPGTGVFKLNGRTLEEYFPNKVHQQLIREPLVTVEKPDSFDIFANLHGGGVSGQAGALRLAIARALVEVDADDRPALKKAGFLTRDARATERKKYGLKKARKAPQYSKR; encoded by the coding sequence GTGACCAGCACCGAGACCGAGACCGCCGAGGTCACGACCGAGGCGACCGAGACCGGCGCCGTCGCGACCAGCGAGACCCCTGTCGCCACCAGCGAGACCCCGGTCGCGACCAGCGAGACGCCCGTCGCGACCAGCGAGTCCGCTGCCGCGCCGCGCCCCTCGCGGGCCGCCGGCGGCAACGCGCAGACCGTCGGCCGCCGCAAGGAAGCCGTCGTCCGCGTGCGCGTCGTCCCGGGCACCGGGGTGTTCAAGCTCAACGGCCGCACCCTCGAGGAGTACTTCCCGAACAAGGTGCACCAGCAGCTCATCCGTGAGCCGCTGGTCACGGTCGAGAAGCCGGACTCCTTCGACATCTTCGCCAACCTCCACGGCGGCGGCGTCTCCGGCCAGGCCGGTGCGCTGCGCCTGGCGATCGCCCGTGCGCTCGTCGAGGTCGACGCCGATGACCGTCCGGCCCTCAAGAAGGCCGGCTTCCTGACCCGTGACGCGCGCGCCACGGAGCGGAAGAAGTACGGCCTCAAGAAGGCCCGCAAGGCCCCGCAGTACAGCAAGCGCTGA
- the rplM gene encoding 50S ribosomal protein L13 has translation MPTYSPKPGDVTRAWHVIDAEDVVLGRLATEVATLLRGKHKPTYAPHVDTGDFVIIVNAEKVALTGNKREQKFAYRHSGYPGGLRKRSFGELLDTKPEHLLEKVVKGMLPKNKLGRAQAKKLKVYAGPQHPHTAQQPQVREITKIAQVAQ, from the coding sequence TTGCCCACGTACAGCCCCAAGCCCGGCGACGTCACTCGTGCCTGGCACGTGATCGACGCCGAGGATGTCGTGCTCGGCCGGCTCGCGACCGAGGTCGCCACGCTGCTGCGCGGCAAGCACAAGCCGACCTACGCCCCGCACGTGGACACCGGTGACTTCGTCATCATCGTCAACGCCGAGAAGGTCGCGCTCACCGGAAACAAGCGCGAGCAGAAGTTCGCGTACCGGCACAGCGGTTACCCGGGCGGTCTGCGGAAGCGCTCGTTCGGCGAGCTGCTCGACACCAAGCCGGAACACCTTCTCGAGAAGGTCGTCAAGGGCATGCTGCCGAAGAACAAGCTCGGCCGCGCCCAGGCGAAGAAGCTGAAGGTCTACGCCGGCCCGCAGCACCCGCACACCGCGCAGCAGCCGCAGGTGCGCGAGATCACCAAGATCGCGCAGGTCGCGCAGTGA
- a CDS encoding DUF4333 domain-containing protein: protein MTQPPDPQQPQWWQPPANPPQQPGTWHPEQQATGPHAGQWQQNAEPGTASGSYTGQWNQAQQPGTSGSFSGPWQPGQPATGPWQPPSQPTPQQPGTPGGGWPAPSPQQHQQAYGGGFQPTQYGGLGAFAAEPEKKPKSKKPLLIGGAVVLVLVAGGVSAWLLGAFRGNVLEQQSLEDGVVKVLNENYGEPDVKNAQCPANEAAENGTTFDCTVKIGGQDKKVTVRVLNDRPEYEVGAPH from the coding sequence ATGACCCAGCCGCCCGACCCGCAGCAGCCGCAGTGGTGGCAGCCGCCGGCGAACCCGCCTCAGCAGCCGGGCACCTGGCACCCCGAACAGCAGGCGACCGGCCCGCACGCCGGGCAGTGGCAGCAGAACGCGGAACCCGGCACGGCCTCCGGTTCCTACACCGGCCAGTGGAACCAGGCGCAGCAGCCCGGCACGAGCGGGTCGTTCTCGGGGCCGTGGCAGCCGGGACAGCCGGCCACCGGCCCGTGGCAGCCGCCGTCCCAGCCGACGCCCCAGCAGCCGGGTACGCCCGGTGGTGGCTGGCCCGCACCCTCCCCGCAGCAGCACCAGCAGGCGTACGGCGGCGGGTTCCAGCCCACGCAGTACGGCGGCCTCGGCGCGTTCGCCGCGGAGCCGGAGAAGAAGCCGAAGTCGAAGAAGCCGTTGCTGATCGGCGGCGCCGTCGTGCTGGTGCTCGTGGCCGGCGGGGTGAGCGCGTGGCTCCTGGGCGCGTTCCGCGGGAACGTGCTGGAGCAACAGTCCCTTGAGGACGGTGTGGTCAAGGTCCTCAACGAGAACTACGGCGAGCCGGACGTGAAGAACGCGCAGTGCCCGGCGAACGAAGCCGCCGAGAACGGCACGACGTTCGACTGCACGGTGAAGATCGGCGGGCAGGACAAGAAGGTGACCGTGCGGGTGCTCAACGACCGGCCCGAGTACGAGGTCGGCGCGCCGCACTGA
- a CDS encoding WXG100 family type VII secretion target, which translates to MPSDAGIVVNYATIRAAADDCQQTGGELQQAFDRLKDDLKPLITTWTGSAKEQYDQAQRTWDQKFEDLKQVLAQIAAALPQIADGYQQTDSAVEGLF; encoded by the coding sequence ATGCCCAGTGACGCCGGCATTGTCGTCAATTACGCCACCATCCGCGCTGCCGCGGACGACTGCCAGCAGACGGGTGGGGAGCTGCAGCAGGCGTTCGACCGCCTCAAGGACGACCTCAAGCCGCTGATCACCACGTGGACCGGTTCCGCGAAGGAGCAGTACGACCAGGCCCAGCGCACCTGGGACCAGAAGTTCGAGGACCTGAAGCAGGTTCTGGCGCAGATCGCCGCCGCCCTGCCGCAGATCGCCGACGGTTACCAGCAGACCGACAGCGCCGTCGAAGGCCTGTTCTGA
- a CDS encoding WXG100 family type VII secretion target, with protein sequence MAGSGFTGTVAQFTDAEGKVTEVRAGMDANLSTLRDRIEATRAGWQGEAQKAFDHVMMRFDDDARQMNQALQKIAELLREAGSKYERSEQQQQEILGAVNRGFDALG encoded by the coding sequence ATGGCTGGATCCGGGTTCACAGGGACAGTTGCTCAGTTCACCGACGCCGAGGGCAAGGTCACCGAGGTTCGTGCGGGCATGGACGCCAACCTGTCCACGCTGCGCGACCGCATCGAGGCCACCCGCGCCGGCTGGCAGGGCGAGGCCCAGAAGGCCTTCGACCACGTCATGATGCGCTTCGACGACGACGCTCGTCAGATGAACCAGGCCCTCCAGAAGATCGCGGAACTGCTCCGCGAGGCGGGCTCGAAGTACGAGCGCTCCGAGCAGCAGCAGCAGGAGATCCTGGGCGCGGTCAACCGTGGTTTCGACGCGCTCGGCTGA